In Humulus lupulus chromosome 7, drHumLupu1.1, whole genome shotgun sequence, the following are encoded in one genomic region:
- the LOC133789630 gene encoding G-type lectin S-receptor-like serine/threonine-protein kinase RLK1 yields MRLSQISANQVLPQTSNGRVSLGASLFATENSSSWLSQNGEFAFGFRKLRNQDDLFFLLCIWYVNGDKPAEARSNVVLTPEIGLALTTPLGEELWKSESVDESVANGVMSDEGNFVLEGSNSNKLWESFKNPTDTILPSQVLDMGQVLSSHQSQTNYSKGRFQFRLREDGNVVLNTVNLPSNYANEPYYATNISGESSTQ; encoded by the exons ATGAGGCTTTCTCAGATCTCTG CAAACCAAGTTCTTCCTCAAACCAGTAATGGCAGAGTGAGCTTAGGAGCTTCCCTTTTCGCAACAGAGAACTCTTCCTCTTGGCTCTCTCAGAATGGCGAGTTTGCTTTCGGCTTTCGCAAGCTTAGAAACCAAGATGATCTCTTCTTCTTGCTATGCATATGGTATGTCAATGGAGATAAGCCGGCTGAAGCGAGATCAAATGTGGTGCTAACTCCTGAAATAGGACTTGCTCTAACTACTCCTCTAGGCGAAGAGCTATGGAAGTCTGAGTCAGTTGATGAAAGTGTTGCCAATGGTGTCATGAGTGATGAAGGAAACTTTGTCCTTGAAGGTTCCAATTCAAACAAGTTATGGGAAAGCTTTAAGAATCCAACAGATACCATTTTGCCAAGCCAGGTATTGGACATGGGACAAGTCCTTTCATCTCATCAATCACAGACTAACTATTCCAAAGGAAGGTTCCAATTTCGTTTGCGAGAAGATGGGAATGTTGTGCTCAACACAGTAAACTTGCCTTCTAACTATGCCAATGAGCCTTATTATGCAACTAACATCTCTGGTGAAAGCTCAACAcagtag
- the LOC133790318 gene encoding pentatricopeptide repeat-containing protein At1g77360, mitochondrial-like: MMSNPVAAIHTGVKVSPEMVDHVLVRFQNAGMLTYRFFEWAAKQRGYDHSVRAYHAMIGSLAKIRQYQLMWELVSSMRSKELINVETFCIIMRKYTRAQKVEEALYTFNVMEKYGVEPNLTAFNGLLSALCKSKNVRKAQEVFDAMKARFEPDSKTYSILIDGWGKEPNLLKAREVFRDMADIGISPDIVTYGIMVDVLCKAGRVDEAIGIVRTMDSNGCKPSSFIYSVLVDTYGVENRIEDAVDAFMEMESKGVEADVVVYNALIGAFIKVDRFKNAYRVLNDMDSKGIMPNSRTCNVMLNGLVGRGKTEEAFKVFRRMVKVCEADSDTYTMMIKMFCEKDEVEMALKVWKYMKLKRFVPSMHTFSVLINGLCEKGDATQACVLMEEMIEKGIRPSGVTLGRLRQLLIKEGRDDVLKFLQQKMNLMVKEPLCD, translated from the coding sequence ATGATGTCCAATCCAGTGGCAGCAATCCACACTGGGGTTAAGGTTTCGCCAGAGATGGTTGACCACGTCCTTGTCCGATTCCAGAACGCTGGAATGCTCACATACCGGTTTTTTGAGTGGGCAGCGAAGCAACGGGGCTATGACCACAGTGTCCGAGCATACCACGCCATGATTGGGTCACTAGCAAAGATACGTCAGTACCAGCTCATGTGGGAGCTGGTGAGTAGCATGAGGTCAAAGGAATTGATCAACGTTGAAACATTCTGTATCATTATGAGAAAGTACACCAGAGCTCAGAAAGTAGAGGAAGCTCTTTATACCTTTAATGTCATGGAGAAGTATGGTGTTGAACCCAATCTAACAGCTTTTAATGGGCTTCTGAGTGCTTTGTGCAAATCCAAGAATGTGAGAAAAGCTCAGGAGGTTTTTGATGCTATGAAGGCTCGGTTTGAACCAGATTCGAAAACTTATAGCATTTTGATAGATGGGTGGGGGAAAGAACCCAATTTGCTTAAAGCCAGAGAAGTTTTCAGAGATATGGCTGATATTGGTATTAGTCCTGATATTGTGACTTATGGTATAATGGTTGATGTTCTCTGTAAGGCTGGGAGAGTTGATGAAGCTATTGGAATTGTGAGAACAATGGATTCCAATGGTTGCAAACCGTCTTCGTTTATTTACAGTGTTTTGGTTGACACATATGGGGTGGAGAACAGGATTGAAGATGCTGTGGATGCCTTTATGGAAATGGAAAGCAAGGGTGTTGAAGCAGATGTGGTTGTGTATAATGCTttgattggtgctttcattaaggtGGACAGGTTCAAGAATGCTTATAGGGTGTTAAATGACATGGATTCAAAAGGGATAATGCCTAATTCAAGGACTTGTAATGTGATGTTAAATGGCTTGGTTGGCAGAGGGAAGACAGAGGAGGCATTTAAGGTGTTTCGGAGGATGGTTAAGGTATGCGAGGCGGATTCAGACACCTACACGATGATGATAAAGATGTTTTGTGAGAAGGATGAGGTTGAGATGGCTCTGAAAGTGTGGAAATACATGAAGTTGAAGCGATTTGTTCCGAGTATGCATACTTTTTCGGTTCTAATAAATGGGTTGTGTGAGAAGGGTGATGCTACACAGGCCTGTGTTCTAATGGAGGAGATGATAGAGAAGGGAATTCGACCTTCAGGGGTAACTTTAGGGAGGTTGAGACAGTTGTTGAT